The window GACCACAGAGATCAGCGCCAGCACGGCCGTGGCCACCAGGAGCTCGATGAGCGTGAAGGCACCGCTGCCCGGCTTGCGCTGGAAGGGAATGTCAATACAAGGTGACATAGGAGGAAACCTCGTATCGCCCGGCGGCATTGGACAGTGCGGCCTGGTATGGCCAGCTCAGCATGAGATACACCCTGGCGATCCGGGGACCCGTTTCGGAGTTTGTCCCCGCCCGGCAGATGATGCGATAGGTCGGAGTGCTGTTGGTTCGGCCATCCAATCCGACAAGCCCGCCTCCGGACGGATAGATGTCGGCAAACCCATTGGTCAGCGCTGCGGCTGGGATGGCAAAGCTGGGGAGATTTGTGTCGCCGGCTGCCGCGACGCGAGTGGCGAGAATTTGGGAGGCAAGGTTTGCAGCCTGGACCTGCTCCTCGGACTCCCGACCCGCCCGTAATCCGGTGCTGAACAAACCCAGCAGGGCGACCAGGACAAAGGCGCAGATACCGAGGGCCAGCACCACCTCGACCAGTGAAAACCCCTTTCTGCCGTCCTTGCTCATTATCAGGGGCGGTATACCGCGGTCTGGCCCGTGAGGCCGTTGACGCGCAGCACAGCCACGTTGTTGGCATCTCCGGCCTTTCCGCGGGTCGGATGCAGTCCGAACTCGATCACATCGATGACGCTGGATGAGACGCGGGCTTCCCCTGTGGGCGTAAATTGGATGACGCGGCTGAAATCGATCAGGGAGGCGGCTCCGGGGAGCTTGACGCGGAAGACGGCGGTATTATCTGACGGCGTGTTGGTGATCGAGGTCGCGCTCTTTCCGTCCAGGCCTGGGATCTCGTTCTTGGTATATTTCCCAGCCTCCTCGAAGCGCATTTGATCAAATGTGCGCGGACGCGTGATGAGATCGATCTGGTCATTTGGTACGGTGCCGTAGTCTGACCATGGCTGGGGATCGGTGCCGGACTTGGAGGCGAGTACCACCATGCTGAGTTCGTCCCCATTTGGGCCATTGGGGTTGGGACGCAGGGCGACCCAGACGTAGGTATTGCGGGAGATGGCATACTGCCGTGCCTGGTCGAGCGTGCCGGAAAGCTCGATCAGAGATTGGGTCATCTGGCTGCCTTTGGCCATGGAGCTGAGGGCGGGTGCAGCGAGGGAAACGAGGACGCTCATCACGGCGATCACCGTCAGGAGCTCCACGAGAGTGAAGCCATGGCCTTGATTGCGAGCGGTGGTTTTCATGAGGGGCGTGTGGTGTTTTCTCCGCGCCGAATTGGTTTTTCTCCTCGGATCGATTCTCCAGCTGCTGGAAATGATCAGGCCGGGGGATTGCCCAATTTCGGGTGATTACGAGGGCACTGTAGTCCGGGGGCTTCGATGGACGGTAGTCGGATGCCGATTGCCATTATGTCGTTTTCCGATGGGGGGGATGAACGGATTAAGGTGGGGGTGTTAGGGAAAGCGGTGCTTTCCGGGAATGCTTCCTACGTTAAAGGGGGGACAGATATTTTACCTTTGGGAAGCGAGGTATGCAACCCGCGGCATCGGGGGGGCGGCTTGTCGGCGCGAGGTGGCTTTATCCTGCCGGGAAAGCCTGTTTTGGCAGCCGATCCGACATGAAATGACACATCTGGCGTCGGGTGGAGACTCACGCTCCCGCTTCCTTTGAGGGCAGGATTCAACGGTCCACCCACCTCACCATGAACCGAAGTCTCAACTCCCTCACCGCATCCCTTCTGGCTGTTCTTCTCGTTGCAGGTTACGCCCGCGCTGCCACGGTCATCGACTTCACGTCTGCCGAAGGCTATACGAATGGCGTTCTTAACAACCAACCTGGAGCCTCTCCAGTCTGGAAAACAACAGGAACCTCAAGCTTCACGGGATTTCAGGTCGACGCGTCGAATGGCGGTTCTGTCGCGCTGGACACGACGGCGAGCAGTAAGCTCGCGGGTTATGCGACTCCGGTCTATTTCATGTCGAGCGGACCCGTCACGATGACGATGGACTTTCAATTTACGCAGGCGACTGCATCAGTGGGTTCGGCGACCAATGCCTTTGGACTGGTTTTTGCGTCGAGTCAGAATGCCGGAGGCTCTGCTACTGGACTGGCTTGGATTGGCCGCTCGGCTAACACGACCGATGGCTATCGCCTGACCGCCTTTGGCTCCAGTTCCGCGCTAGTAACGGGCACGCAGTTGGGATTAAACTCGGCGTCATCGGACAATCTTTCCGATGTGATCAGGTTGACCCTCACCCTGACGGCCGTGACTTCCACCTCCTGGAACGGGACGGCAACTTTGTATAATGTGACGACCGGAACGCAGATCGCAAACCTCGTGAAGAACGGCATTACTTCGGCGGCCGATCTTAACAATGCCATGTACGGCGGATTTCAGATTGGCTCCGGCACCCAGATGTCGTCCTCCAATCTCGCAAATGCCTCGGTGCTCAGCTACACGACGACCGCAGTTCCCGAACCCGGTACCTATGCTTTGCTGGGATTGGGCCTGGGAGGCATGGCGTTCGTTATCCGCCGACGAAAGGCTCTGAGCTCTCGCTAAGTTTACCCCGTGAGGGGGTAGGACGCCCTGGTGAATCCCGGTTACGGGTTCATCAGGGTTCTTGCGTTTTTCAGGCCGGCGCTTTGCCCAAGGCTTCCTTTTGATACTGCCCGGGAGTCATTCCCGTGACACGCCGGAAGACTTTGCTGAAGTGCACACGGTCGGAGAATCCGGCCTGGTCTGCGGCCATGCCGATATCGATCTTTGGGTTTTCCAATAGCAGCTTGGCGCGCTCGATGCGCGTATGCTGAATGTAAACACTGAGGTCGGTACCCGTATGCTGCTTGAATTTCCGGCTGAGAAAATCCGGGTGGCAGCGTAGGTGCGCGGCGAGGTCTTTGACGATCAGCGGTTCGTCGATGTGCGAGGTGATGAAATGCATCGCCTCCTTCACCACATATGGGGAGGACTCGGGATCGTCGTAGGGGAATCGCTGTGATCGGCGACGATAAAGATCGGGGCGCACTCCTGCGGCTTCGCAAAAATACTCGGCGAGACGGACGACCGTCTTCAATGTTTCCCGGTGTCTTGGGATTGATGATGGCTCGATCATCGAGATTCCACCGAGTTCCTTCAGGTAGGTTTCGGGATCGATGCCGAAGCGCGTGCAATGACGGCGGATGCGGCGGCGGGACGCCCCTTCCTTGCCCTTGACCAGCACCGAACCGTAGTAAAAAACGCCCAGTGTCCAGCCGCGAAAGATCAATGGCTCAGCCATGTCGAAGAGGCCGAGATGGCAGTATCCGGAGACGCCTTCGCGACGGTGATATACGAGCCGGTTTACCGCAGCCTTGTTGCGGATGCAGTGCTTCCGTCCGTGAGCGTCGGATTTGATAAACTCACAGAAGTCGCATGAGTGCGTGAGATGCAGCCAGTCGAGCTTCATCTGCGGCACGTCTTCGTGCCACCCGGTACTCCACCCGGTGAAGTCGTCAAAGCTCATGTGCAGGCCGGTCTCCTGCTCGAAGGCAACCATGACGGCCTGGATCAGGGGAACCTTCTCGAGAAGCGGCTCCGGGGACATTGGGATGGGGGGTGTGGAAGCAGTCATCGGAAGACGACACAAGTCGAATCGGCAAGGGACTAACGATTCATCATCAAAGCATACAATATCCCTTTTATCAACCGGCAACGCCGGATTCCTGCTCAGTGCCATGCCTAACTATCCCGAGACTTTTTCTCATATGGCGGATGATCTGCCATCCATTCCTTTATCGCAGGAAGCGCCGCTGGTGCAGCGATTGGCGGTGCGTGACGTGCCGTTTGATGACTCATGGGATGTCATCGTCATCGGTGGAGGGCCATCGGGCTCCGCCGCTGCCACTGCGGCCGCCCGTGAGGGGGCGCGGACGCTCTTGATCGAATCGACCGCATGCCTCGGTGGCTCGGGAACGAGTGCGCTGGTGCCTGCATGGACGCCATTTTCGGACCAGGAGAAAATGATCTACTGCGGGATCGCGGAGAAAGTCTTTACCACCGCCAAGGAAGGCATGGCGCACGTGAAAGACCAGGATCTCGACTGGGTTCCGATCGATGCCGAGCGGCTGAAGCGTGTATACGATCAGATCGTGACCGACTCCGGCGCGCACATCCTTTTCCAGACACTCCTGGCCGGAGTGGAGAAGGATGACGACGGCCGCATTACCTCCATCCTCGTGGCAAACAAGAAGGGCCTTACCGCCTTCCGGGCAGGTGTCTATGTGGATTGCAGCGGTGACGCGGATCTTTGCGCTTGGGCGGGAGCGGACTTTCAAAAGGGAGACAGTCTCGGCCAGATGCAGCCTGGCACCCTTTGCTTCACTCTCTCGAATGTCGACGAAAATGCCTATCTGAACGGCCCTGACCTGGGTTGGTGGAATCCCGAAAGCCCGATCCACGCCATCATCGCCTCGGGCCGCTACCCGGAGATTCCCGACAAGCACATGTGCCACAATCTCGTTGGCCCCGGGACGGTAGGGTTCAATGCCGGGCATGTGTGGGATGTCGACAATACCGACCCAGGGACCATGTCCCGTGGTATAATCAAGGGGCGCAAGCTGGCTTTTGCCTATCGCAATGCCCTGGCCGAGTTTCACCCTTCTGCCTTTGGCAATGCCTTCCTGGTGGCCACTGGCTCCGTGCTGGGGATACGGGAGACTCGCCGCATTCTCGGCGACTATGTTCTGCGCGCTGAGGACTATCTGGAGCGTCGCTCCTTTGAGGATGAAATCTGCCGCAACTGCTACTTCATTGACATGCATCTCACGAAAGAGGAGGCCAGAAGCAAGGGAGAGCTGGAGGCCGCTTTACGCTTCGATCGTTATAGGAAGGGTGAGTCCCATGGCATCCCATATCGATGCCTCACCCCGCATGGACTCAAGAATGTCCTGGTGGCCGGGCGCTCGATCTCCTGTGATCGAGCAGTGCAGGGCAGCGTGCGCATCATGCCTGTGTGTCTGGCCACCGGCGAGGCTGCAGGGATCGCGGCGGTTCATGCCTTGCGTCTGACGGATGTGGATGTGCACGCCGTCGATACGGAGCGGCTGAGGTCGCGGCTGCGGGAGATGGGGGCGTACCTGCCGGCAGAACCCGCCGGGGTGCTTGTCAATACCTAGCGAGCGTCCCGTGCTGGCTAGTGCTCCAGTACTATTTCACGGAAGGTGAAGGTATTGTTGCTTTTTCCGATCCCGGCAAAACCCAGCACACAGAGGCTGCTCGCATTCTTGACGGTAAACTTGATCGTGAAATCGCTCCAATCCTGGTTCACGGTGATGTCCTTGCGCAGCAAGACCTGCTGAGGGGCGTCCTGTGGATGAATGAAGACGATCGCCTTTCCTGGTTCCTCGGCCTTGGCCTGAAATCGGATGGTGTAGCTCTGGTCTGCCTCCACCCCGCCAAACGAGCGATACACACGCACGTCCCCGGATGCGCCTGATTCTGAGGCCACGTCAGCCACGACCACCTGCAGGACGTTTTGACCGTCCTCGGTGATCACGGAGGCTGACACGCTCGCGCCGGGTGCACTTTTTGTGGTCCATGAGGCCGACCCGTCCTCCAGCCAGTCATTGCTGATCTGCTCTGCGCACAGAAAAGACTGCGAGAGAACGGTCATGGACAGGACGACGAAGGATTTGTGGATGTTCATTATGGGAGGGATGGTGGGGATTTTACTTTGGGCGACTGCATGGTGCCAGTTTCAACCGAGCGCAGCGCCGTTGCTGCGGATTATCCCGGCGTACCACGATCCGGAGTCCTTCAGTGTGCGCTTGAGGGTTTGGTAGTCGATATGGATCAGTCCAAACCGATGCTTGTACCCTTC of the Terrimicrobium sacchariphilum genome contains:
- a CDS encoding prepilin-type N-terminal cleavage/methylation domain-containing protein, whose protein sequence is MSKDGRKGFSLVEVVLALGICAFVLVALLGLFSTGLRAGRESEEQVQAANLASQILATRVAAAGDTNLPSFAIPAAALTNGFADIYPSGGGLVGLDGRTNSTPTYRIICRAGTNSETGPRIARVYLMLSWPYQAALSNAAGRYEVSSYVTLY
- a CDS encoding pilus assembly FimT family protein, producing the protein MKTTARNQGHGFTLVELLTVIAVMSVLVSLAAPALSSMAKGSQMTQSLIELSGTLDQARQYAISRNTYVWVALRPNPNGPNGDELSMVVLASKSGTDPQPWSDYGTVPNDQIDLITRPRTFDQMRFEEAGKYTKNEIPGLDGKSATSITNTPSDNTAVFRVKLPGAASLIDFSRVIQFTPTGEARVSSSVIDVIEFGLHPTRGKAGDANNVAVLRVNGLTGQTAVYRP
- a CDS encoding PEP-CTERM sorting domain-containing protein — translated: MNRSLNSLTASLLAVLLVAGYARAATVIDFTSAEGYTNGVLNNQPGASPVWKTTGTSSFTGFQVDASNGGSVALDTTASSKLAGYATPVYFMSSGPVTMTMDFQFTQATASVGSATNAFGLVFASSQNAGGSATGLAWIGRSANTTDGYRLTAFGSSSALVTGTQLGLNSASSDNLSDVIRLTLTLTAVTSTSWNGTATLYNVTTGTQIANLVKNGITSAADLNNAMYGGFQIGSGTQMSSSNLANASVLSYTTTAVPEPGTYALLGLGLGGMAFVIRRRKALSSR
- a CDS encoding helix-turn-helix domain-containing protein gives rise to the protein MTASTPPIPMSPEPLLEKVPLIQAVMVAFEQETGLHMSFDDFTGWSTGWHEDVPQMKLDWLHLTHSCDFCEFIKSDAHGRKHCIRNKAAVNRLVYHRREGVSGYCHLGLFDMAEPLIFRGWTLGVFYYGSVLVKGKEGASRRRIRRHCTRFGIDPETYLKELGGISMIEPSSIPRHRETLKTVVRLAEYFCEAAGVRPDLYRRRSQRFPYDDPESSPYVVKEAMHFITSHIDEPLIVKDLAAHLRCHPDFLSRKFKQHTGTDLSVYIQHTRIERAKLLLENPKIDIGMAADQAGFSDRVHFSKVFRRVTGMTPGQYQKEALGKAPA
- a CDS encoding FAD-dependent oxidoreductase, which encodes MPNYPETFSHMADDLPSIPLSQEAPLVQRLAVRDVPFDDSWDVIVIGGGPSGSAAATAAAREGARTLLIESTACLGGSGTSALVPAWTPFSDQEKMIYCGIAEKVFTTAKEGMAHVKDQDLDWVPIDAERLKRVYDQIVTDSGAHILFQTLLAGVEKDDDGRITSILVANKKGLTAFRAGVYVDCSGDADLCAWAGADFQKGDSLGQMQPGTLCFTLSNVDENAYLNGPDLGWWNPESPIHAIIASGRYPEIPDKHMCHNLVGPGTVGFNAGHVWDVDNTDPGTMSRGIIKGRKLAFAYRNALAEFHPSAFGNAFLVATGSVLGIRETRRILGDYVLRAEDYLERRSFEDEICRNCYFIDMHLTKEEARSKGELEAALRFDRYRKGESHGIPYRCLTPHGLKNVLVAGRSISCDRAVQGSVRIMPVCLATGEAAGIAAVHALRLTDVDVHAVDTERLRSRLREMGAYLPAEPAGVLVNT
- a CDS encoding carbohydrate binding domain-containing protein, with protein sequence MNIHKSFVVLSMTVLSQSFLCAEQISNDWLEDGSASWTTKSAPGASVSASVITEDGQNVLQVVVADVASESGASGDVRVYRSFGGVEADQSYTIRFQAKAEEPGKAIVFIHPQDAPQQVLLRKDITVNQDWSDFTIKFTVKNASSLCVLGFAGIGKSNNTFTFREIVLEH